From Anopheles funestus chromosome 3RL, idAnoFuneDA-416_04, whole genome shotgun sequence, a single genomic window includes:
- the LOC125772018 gene encoding uncharacterized protein LOC125772018: protein MCVYIQCKMSSRTILLLSVLLTGYLSWSLAQPGSVYELLCRFRQAVENTNECKFGFFTNICKKQDCYRGPGEVCGDTLAASLRDGQCVSGLVCCNGKCNGCINGICNSELCQPSPISLRSHPHTMERRMDPLYTVFDYYNDEEFDYNNNV, encoded by the exons atgtgtgtttatattCAATGCAAGATGTCCTCCAGAACTATTCTGCTACTAAGCGTGCTGTTGACGGGATACCTCAGCTGGAGCTTAGCTCAACC GGGCTCTGTATATGAGCTGCTTTGCAGGTTTAGACAAGCAGTAGAAAACACAAACGAGTGtaaatttggattttttacTAACATCTGCAAGAAGCAAGATTGCTACCGG GGTCCGGGAGAAGTGTGCGGTGACACTCTGGCCGCCTCCCTGCGCGACGGCCAGTGTGTTTCTGGGTTGGTATGCTGCAACGGTAAATGCAATGGTTGTATCAACGGCATCTGTAACAGTGAACTGTGTCAGCCGTCTCCCATTTCGTTGCGTTCCCATCCTCATACGATGGAACGACGCATGGACCCACTGTACACGGTCTTCGATTACTACAATGACGAGGAATTCGATTACAACAACAATGTGTAA